From Pararhodobacter zhoushanensis, the proteins below share one genomic window:
- a CDS encoding lytic murein transglycosylase — MQMNRRLFGLGLGSLGLAACSRSVTARMSTAEPEGLPADLLPASNRAYDAWVVSFRERAMGQGITSATLNTAFQGAGFLPGVVTRDQNQTEFRRTLEDYLAIAASDERVEKGRAAYARHRRTLFAIEENTGVDAKIVTAIWGLESYYGERQGLIPVISATSTLAFEGRRGRYFERELIAALRIVQNGDIQASRMTGSWAGAMGHTQCMPTVFQEYAVDFTGDGRRDIWSEDPSDALATTAAYLERHGWVRGMSWGRELVSGSPSGTVIQPQAGGPQFDTTRNFRVIKRYNPSEAYALGVGHLADRIGGAGPLRGSFPPDANGLTKNDRIALQERLTARGFDTQGADGVIGSNTESAISAYQASRGLPVTGTPSQALLQSLR, encoded by the coding sequence ATGCAGATGAACAGACGCCTCTTTGGTCTGGGGCTGGGCAGCCTTGGGTTGGCGGCTTGCTCGCGGTCGGTGACAGCGCGCATGAGTACGGCCGAACCAGAGGGCCTTCCCGCCGACCTTTTGCCCGCGTCCAACCGGGCCTATGACGCCTGGGTGGTGTCGTTCCGTGAGCGGGCGATGGGGCAGGGGATCACCAGCGCCACCCTGAACACGGCGTTTCAGGGGGCAGGCTTTTTGCCCGGCGTGGTGACGCGCGATCAGAACCAGACCGAATTCCGCCGCACGCTTGAGGATTACCTCGCCATCGCCGCCTCGGATGAACGGGTCGAGAAGGGCCGCGCCGCCTATGCCCGCCATCGCCGGACGCTGTTTGCGATCGAAGAGAATACCGGCGTCGATGCCAAGATCGTCACGGCAATCTGGGGGCTGGAAAGCTATTACGGCGAACGTCAGGGGCTGATCCCGGTGATCTCGGCCACCTCGACGCTGGCGTTTGAGGGAAGACGTGGGCGGTATTTCGAGCGCGAGCTTATTGCCGCGCTCAGGATCGTGCAGAACGGCGACATTCAGGCCAGCCGGATGACCGGCAGTTGGGCCGGGGCGATGGGGCACACGCAGTGCATGCCCACGGTCTTTCAGGAATACGCGGTGGATTTCACCGGCGACGGCCGGCGCGACATCTGGTCCGAGGATCCCTCGGACGCCTTGGCGACGACAGCGGCCTATCTGGAACGTCACGGCTGGGTCCGGGGCATGAGCTGGGGACGCGAGCTGGTCAGCGGATCGCCCAGCGGCACGGTGATCCAACCGCAGGCGGGTGGGCCGCAGTTCGACACCACGCGCAATTTCCGGGTGATCAAGCGCTATAACCCGTCGGAAGCCTATGCGCTGGGGGTCGGGCATCTGGCCGACCGGATCGGCGGCGCCGGGCCGCTGCGTGGCAGCTTCCCGCCCGATGCCAATGGCCTGACCAAGAACGACCGCATCGCCCTGCAAGAGCGCCTCACCGCGCGCGGCTTCGACACGCAGGGCGCGGACGGCGTGATCGGGTCGAACACCGAAAGCGCGATCAGCGCCTATCAGGCCAGCCGTGGCTTGCCGGTCACCGGAACCCCGTCACAAGCGCTGCTGCAAAGCCTGCGCTGA
- the ggt gene encoding gamma-glutamyltransferase — MTMRLVSASFLLLCGSALAAHAQQAADTVAPEAATSAGVWALGEASQAALATRDAGLPVTAEHWMVAVANPLAAEAGAGVLAAGGTAADAMVAVQTVLGLVEPQSSGLGGGAFLVWYDAQTGALTTLDGRERAPLAADPTLFQVDGAAMGFWDAVVGGRSVGVPGTPALMQMAHDRWGRADWSDLFTPAITLAEDGFAVSPRMAESIAADAERLSRFAPTADYFLPGGVPLAAGAMLTNPAYAATLRALAAQGAGVFYHGDIAQGIVDTVQNAPGNPGRLAMIDLAAYEAVERPAVCAAYRSYEVCGMGPPSSGALTVGQILGQLSHFDLAAMGPGDPQTWRLIGDASRQAFADRERYMADPDYVPVPTAGLVDPAYLSSRAEALRGDRALESVEAGMPVFEHALNWADNVPIEMPATSHISIVDAYGNALSMTTTIENGFGSRLMAPGGFLLNNELTDFSFRSHDNGVPIANRVEPGKRPRSSMAPTIVMQDGAPVLVIGSPGGSQIIGYVAQAIIGFLDWNMNVQEAVDMAHAVNRFGRYDLEEGTVAADFAGALSELGYAVQVGAMTSGLQAIEITPDGLSGGADRRREGIALGG; from the coding sequence ATGACCATGCGCCTTGTCTCAGCCAGTTTCCTGCTGCTCTGCGGCTCGGCCTTGGCCGCCCATGCCCAGCAAGCCGCCGATACCGTGGCCCCGGAAGCGGCGACCTCTGCCGGGGTCTGGGCGCTTGGCGAGGCGTCGCAGGCCGCGCTGGCAACACGGGATGCGGGGCTGCCGGTGACAGCCGAGCACTGGATGGTCGCCGTCGCCAATCCGCTGGCGGCTGAGGCCGGGGCAGGCGTCCTGGCCGCCGGTGGTACGGCGGCCGATGCGATGGTGGCGGTGCAGACGGTGCTCGGACTGGTCGAGCCGCAAAGCTCGGGGCTGGGCGGCGGCGCGTTTCTGGTCTGGTATGATGCGCAAACCGGCGCACTGACCACGCTCGACGGGCGCGAACGCGCGCCGCTTGCCGCCGATCCGACGCTGTTTCAGGTCGATGGCGCGGCCATGGGGTTCTGGGATGCGGTGGTCGGCGGGCGCTCGGTCGGTGTGCCGGGCACGCCCGCGCTGATGCAGATGGCGCATGACCGTTGGGGACGGGCCGACTGGTCGGATCTGTTCACGCCCGCGATCACGCTGGCCGAGGACGGCTTTGCCGTCTCGCCGCGCATGGCCGAGTCCATTGCCGCCGATGCCGAACGCCTGTCGCGCTTTGCCCCGACCGCTGATTATTTCCTGCCCGGCGGGGTGCCGCTTGCGGCAGGCGCGATGCTGACCAACCCGGCCTATGCCGCGACCCTTCGGGCTTTGGCGGCTCAGGGTGCTGGCGTCTTCTATCACGGTGACATCGCGCAAGGCATTGTCGATACAGTGCAAAACGCGCCGGGCAATCCGGGTCGGCTGGCGATGATCGACCTCGCCGCCTATGAGGCGGTCGAACGGCCCGCCGTTTGCGCTGCGTATCGCAGCTATGAGGTCTGCGGCATGGGGCCGCCCTCGTCGGGGGCGCTGACCGTCGGGCAGATCCTCGGACAGCTCAGCCATTTTGATCTGGCCGCGATGGGCCCGGGCGATCCGCAGACCTGGCGGTTGATCGGCGATGCCTCGCGTCAGGCCTTCGCCGACCGGGAACGCTATATGGCCGACCCCGATTATGTGCCGGTGCCGACCGCTGGGCTTGTCGATCCTGCCTATCTGTCGTCGCGGGCCGAGGCGTTGCGGGGTGATCGGGCGTTGGAGAGCGTCGAGGCCGGAATGCCGGTGTTCGAGCACGCGCTGAACTGGGCGGATAACGTGCCGATCGAAATGCCTGCCACCAGCCATATCTCCATCGTTGATGCCTATGGCAACGCGCTGTCGATGACGACCACCATCGAGAACGGCTTCGGCTCTCGCCTGATGGCGCCGGGCGGGTTTTTGCTCAACAACGAGCTGACGGATTTCTCGTTCCGCAGCCATGACAACGGCGTGCCGATTGCCAACCGGGTCGAGCCGGGCAAGCGGCCCCGGTCGTCGATGGCGCCAACCATCGTGATGCAGGACGGCGCACCGGTTCTGGTCATCGGCTCGCCGGGCGGCAGCCAGATCATCGGCTACGTCGCGCAGGCGATCATCGGGTTTCTGGATTGGAATATGAACGTGCAGGAAGCCGTCGACATGGCGCATGCGGTGAACCGCTTTGGCCGCTATGATCTGGAAGAAGGCACCGTCGCGGCAGATTTTGCCGGTGCGCTGAGCGAGCTTGGTTACGCGGTGCAGGTGGGGGCGATGACCTCTGGCCTGCAGGCAATCGAGATCACGCCCGACGGTCTGTCGGGCGGCGCGGACCGCCGCCGCGAGGGGATCGCGCTGGGAGGATAG
- the thiC gene encoding phosphomethylpyrimidine synthase ThiC, which yields MKDLTPRVTTGPLPASRRVWHAGVLHPQIRVPMREIDLHPSAGEPPVTVYDSSGPYTDPALDIAIDGGLARIREAWVAARGDTESYEGRHVRPEDNGLAEGARLVPEFPVRHAPRRATGGRSVTQIAYARAGIVTPEMEFVAIRENMGRKAAKQALLRDGESFGADIPDYITPEFVRDEVARGRAIIPANINHPEAEPMAIGRNFLVKINANIGNSAVTSSMEEEVEKMVWATRWGADTVMDLSTGRNIHNIRDWILRNSPVPIGTVPLYQALEKVNGIAEDLTWEVYRDTLIEQAEQGVDYFTIHAGVRLHMIPMTVNRVTGIVSRGGSIMAKWCLHHHRESFLYEHFDEICDIARAYDVSFSLGDGLRPGSIADANDQAQFAELETLGELTQIAWAKDCQVMIEGPGHVPMHKIKANMDKQLAVCGEAPFYTLGPLTTDIAPGYDHITSGIGAAMIGWFGCAMLCYVTPKEHLGLPDRDDVKTGVITYKIAAHAADLAKGHPAAQIRDDALSRARFEFRWEDQFNLSLDPDTARSMHDETLPKEAHKTAHFCSMCGPKFCSMRISHDIRAEAQKEGMARMAEKFRAGGDLYMPLEDTK from the coding sequence ATGAAAGACCTTACCCCCCGCGTGACGACGGGTCCGCTGCCCGCATCGCGCCGCGTCTGGCACGCGGGCGTTCTTCACCCGCAGATCCGCGTCCCGATGCGCGAGATTGACCTGCACCCCAGCGCGGGCGAACCACCCGTGACGGTCTATGACAGCTCGGGCCCCTATACCGATCCGGCGTTGGACATTGCGATTGATGGGGGTCTTGCGCGCATCCGGGAGGCTTGGGTCGCCGCGCGCGGCGATACCGAAAGCTATGAGGGCCGCCATGTCCGGCCTGAGGATAACGGCTTGGCTGAGGGCGCGCGGCTGGTGCCCGAATTCCCCGTCCGCCACGCCCCGCGCCGGGCGACCGGGGGCCGGTCTGTCACCCAGATCGCCTATGCCCGCGCCGGGATCGTCACGCCTGAGATGGAGTTCGTCGCGATCCGCGAGAATATGGGCCGCAAGGCGGCCAAACAGGCGCTGCTGCGCGATGGCGAGAGCTTCGGCGCTGACATCCCCGATTACATCACGCCTGAATTCGTGCGGGACGAAGTGGCGCGGGGCCGGGCGATCATCCCGGCCAACATCAACCACCCCGAGGCCGAGCCGATGGCCATCGGGCGCAATTTTCTGGTCAAGATCAACGCCAATATCGGCAACTCTGCCGTCACCTCGTCGATGGAGGAGGAGGTCGAAAAGATGGTCTGGGCCACCCGCTGGGGGGCCGATACCGTCATGGACCTGTCGACGGGCCGCAACATCCACAACATCCGCGACTGGATCCTGCGCAACAGCCCCGTGCCTATCGGCACCGTGCCGCTCTATCAGGCGCTGGAAAAGGTGAACGGCATTGCCGAGGATCTGACGTGGGAGGTGTACCGCGACACGCTGATCGAGCAGGCCGAGCAGGGGGTGGATTATTTCACCATCCACGCCGGTGTGCGCCTGCACATGATCCCGATGACGGTGAACCGGGTGACCGGGATCGTCAGCCGCGGCGGCTCGATCATGGCCAAATGGTGCCTGCACCACCACCGCGAGAGCTTTCTGTACGAGCATTTCGACGAGATCTGCGACATCGCGCGGGCCTATGACGTGTCGTTCAGCCTTGGCGACGGGCTGCGCCCCGGTTCCATCGCCGATGCCAATGATCAGGCGCAATTCGCCGAGCTGGAGACGCTGGGCGAGTTGACGCAGATTGCCTGGGCCAAAGACTGTCAGGTGATGATCGAAGGCCCCGGCCATGTGCCGATGCACAAGATCAAGGCCAATATGGACAAGCAGCTTGCGGTCTGCGGCGAGGCGCCGTTCTACACCCTCGGGCCGCTGACCACCGATATCGCGCCGGGCTATGACCACATCACCAGCGGTATTGGTGCTGCGATGATCGGCTGGTTCGGCTGTGCCATGCTGTGCTACGTCACGCCCAAGGAACATCTGGGCCTGCCCGACCGCGACGACGTGAAAACCGGCGTGATCACCTACAAGATCGCCGCCCACGCAGCCGATCTGGCCAAAGGCCACCCCGCCGCGCAGATCCGCGACGACGCGCTGAGCCGCGCGCGGTTCGAGTTCCGCTGGGAGGATCAGTTCAACCTGTCGCTCGACCCCGATACCGCGCGCTCGATGCATGACGAGACCCTGCCGAAAGAGGCGCACAAGACCGCGCATTTCTGCTCGATGTGCGGGCCGAAGTTCTGCTCGATGCGCATTTCTCACGACATCCGCGCCGAGGCGCAAAAAGAAGGCATGGCCAGAATGGCCGAGAAATTCCGCGCAGGCGGGGATCTGTATATGCCGCTGGAGGACACGAAATGA
- the thiM gene encoding hydroxyethylthiazole kinase produces the protein MSQSPGTLLAALRAEPPLVQCITNYVAMNIAANVLLAAGASPAMVSDAEEAGEFAQIAGALTVNIGTLSMPFVDGMRAAIGGAQQAKRPWVLDPVACQATALRRRVAAELVALRPTIIRGNASEILSLVGEASRGQGVDGRDAVAAAEDGARRLAQQTGGVVAVTGAVDFVTDGTRAVRIKGGSLWMPMNTALGCSLTGLCGAYAARAADPFDATVAALAHFAVAGQRAHPGAQGPGSFAPRFLDALHAVTPEALDAEAVIHSAEDVAA, from the coding sequence ATGAGCCAATCACCCGGAACCCTGCTGGCCGCCCTGCGTGCCGAACCGCCGCTGGTGCAATGCATCACCAATTATGTCGCGATGAACATCGCCGCCAATGTACTGCTGGCGGCGGGGGCGTCGCCGGCGATGGTCTCGGACGCCGAGGAAGCGGGCGAGTTCGCGCAGATCGCGGGGGCGTTGACGGTGAACATCGGCACGCTGTCGATGCCCTTTGTCGACGGGATGCGCGCCGCGATTGGTGGCGCACAGCAGGCCAAGCGGCCTTGGGTGCTGGACCCGGTCGCCTGTCAGGCCACCGCCCTGCGCCGCCGGGTTGCCGCCGAGCTGGTGGCGCTGCGGCCGACGATCATCCGCGGCAATGCCTCGGAAATCCTGTCGCTGGTGGGTGAGGCCAGCCGGGGGCAGGGCGTCGATGGCCGCGATGCCGTCGCTGCCGCCGAGGACGGCGCGCGCAGGCTGGCACAGCAGACCGGCGGCGTGGTGGCCGTCACGGGCGCGGTGGACTTTGTGACGGACGGCACCCGCGCTGTTCGGATCAAAGGCGGCTCGCTGTGGATGCCAATGAACACGGCGCTGGGGTGTTCGCTGACCGGCCTGTGCGGGGCCTATGCGGCGCGGGCAGCCGATCCGTTTGACGCGACCGTCGCGGCGCTGGCGCATTTCGCCGTCGCCGGGCAGCGGGCGCATCCGGGTGCGCAGGGGCCGGGCAGCTTTGCGCCTCGGTTCCTCGATGCGCTGCACGCGGTGACGCCCGAGGCGCTGGACGCCGAGGCGGTGATCCACAGCGCCGAGGATGTCGCGGCGTGA
- the thiE gene encoding thiamine phosphate synthase → MKAFDLSVYLVLDPGLCAGVGMVETARRAVAGGVTMVQLRDKRADTAAMIATGRALQAALAGSGARLIINDDVAAAVALGADGLHIGQGDMSVAEARARLGAGAILGLSVETPALAAAADPALVDYIGAGPVFATPTKTDHKQPIGFDGLAAQVAASRLPAVAIGGLKAAHVAQVIAAGAQGLAVVSALCGQPDPEAAARTLAQAVAQARRSV, encoded by the coding sequence GTGAAAGCGTTCGATCTATCCGTCTATCTCGTGCTCGATCCCGGCCTTTGCGCCGGGGTCGGCATGGTCGAAACCGCCCGCCGTGCTGTGGCGGGCGGGGTGACGATGGTGCAGCTGCGCGACAAGCGGGCCGATACGGCGGCGATGATCGCGACCGGTCGGGCCTTGCAGGCGGCGCTGGCGGGCAGTGGCGCGCGGCTGATCATCAACGATGATGTCGCCGCGGCGGTGGCGCTGGGGGCGGACGGGCTGCACATCGGGCAGGGCGATATGTCGGTGGCCGAGGCGCGGGCGCGCCTCGGGGCCGGGGCGATCCTTGGCCTGTCGGTCGAGACGCCGGCGCTGGCGGCGGCGGCTGACCCCGCGCTCGTGGATTACATCGGCGCGGGGCCGGTCTTTGCCACGCCGACCAAGACCGACCACAAGCAGCCCATCGGCTTTGACGGGCTGGCCGCGCAAGTGGCCGCAAGCCGCCTGCCCGCCGTGGCCATCGGCGGGCTGAAAGCGGCGCATGTCGCGCAGGTGATTGCGGCGGGTGCGCAAGGGCTGGCCGTGGTCTCGGCCCTTTGCGGGCAGCCTGATCCTGAGGCGGCGGCGCGGACGCTCGCGCAGGCCGTGGCGCAGGCGCGGCGGTCAGTCTGA
- a CDS encoding sulfite exporter TauE/SafE family protein — MTLELIETITVIAIGFALGGILKGATGVGAPIIAVPLLAIYFDVRFAIVIFSIPNILPNIWQAWAYRKTLLPLRFVVPFTLAGMLGAACGTWVLANAPTDLLPLGVAGAVLLYIGFRLLRPHWILPYPKAVKLAPPVGFIAGMLQTASGLSAPASVTFLSAMKLDRAAFIPTVSTFFIGLGVVQIPMLIGYGFLTPERALLSAAALIPLTAAMPLGARLVRHLPKEVFDRVILGLLAILAIKLLVTAF; from the coding sequence ATGACACTGGAACTGATTGAAACCATTACCGTCATCGCCATCGGCTTCGCGCTAGGCGGTATTCTCAAAGGCGCGACCGGCGTCGGCGCTCCGATCATCGCGGTGCCGTTGCTGGCGATCTATTTCGACGTGCGCTTTGCCATCGTGATCTTCTCGATCCCGAATATCCTGCCCAACATCTGGCAGGCATGGGCCTATCGCAAGACGCTGTTGCCATTGCGCTTTGTCGTGCCCTTCACGCTGGCTGGCATGCTGGGCGCGGCCTGTGGCACCTGGGTTCTGGCCAATGCCCCCACGGATCTGCTACCGCTCGGCGTCGCGGGTGCTGTCCTTCTCTACATCGGTTTTCGCCTTCTGCGCCCGCATTGGATTCTGCCCTACCCCAAGGCCGTGAAACTGGCCCCGCCGGTCGGGTTTATCGCCGGGATGCTGCAAACCGCGTCCGGCTTGTCCGCCCCGGCATCGGTCACGTTTCTGAGCGCGATGAAACTGGATCGCGCGGCCTTCATTCCCACCGTTTCGACGTTTTTCATCGGTCTGGGGGTGGTACAGATCCCGATGCTGATCGGCTACGGGTTCCTGACGCCCGAGCGCGCGCTGCTGTCGGCGGCCGCACTGATCCCGCTGACCGCGGCGATGCCTCTGGGCGCGCGTCTGGTGCGGCATCTGCCCAAGGAAGTCTTTGATCGCGTGATCCTGGGCCTGCTTGCGATCCTTGCGATCAAGCTTTTGGTCACCGCCTTCTGA
- a CDS encoding FAD-dependent oxidoreductase: protein MIDFSKTYDVVIVGGGPVGTGLAIELGQRGHSVALIEHHATLHQVPRGQNLTQRTMEHFQSWGCEAEIRAARTVPQGYAIGGMTAYRTLLSGYHYDWLQRDLVAPYYNAANERLPQYQTEAVLRARAAELPGVDMALGWTARDVAQTAESATITLADAQGNPATVTGRYVVGCDGARSAIREAVGIVQTSSEHDKLMVLLVFKSTDLHDHLKRYPGKQFYCVLDRALEGYWLFFGRVDLGTTWFFHAPVPVGTTRENFDFKAYLEQAVGAPIGVEFEHIGFWDLRIALADTYRAGRVFIAGDACHSHPPYGGYGVNTGLEDARNLGWKLAAALEGWAGDALLDSYSAERQPVFKGTAEHFIERFIREDRDFLNAHSPEEQGEAAFRKAWDSRNEGSSEVMSFAPNYQGSPLVTGAPGHPDARGTHQFATRGGHHLAPATLDDGRAVFDTLGRGFTLLAFGAPPEATQAFRRAADAAGIPLTLVQQPHGGAAGARYEAPLVLVRPDHYVAWSGSDATDATRILTRAAGHSSEPS from the coding sequence ATGATTGATTTCTCAAAAACCTATGACGTGGTGATTGTCGGTGGCGGCCCGGTCGGCACCGGGCTGGCCATCGAGCTGGGACAACGCGGCCACTCGGTCGCCCTGATCGAACACCACGCCACACTCCATCAGGTGCCCCGGGGCCAGAACCTGACACAGCGGACGATGGAGCATTTTCAGTCCTGGGGATGCGAGGCCGAGATCCGCGCGGCCCGCACCGTGCCTCAGGGCTATGCGATTGGCGGCATGACCGCGTATCGCACACTGTTGTCGGGGTATCACTACGACTGGCTGCAACGCGATCTGGTCGCGCCCTATTACAACGCCGCCAATGAACGCCTGCCGCAGTACCAGACCGAAGCCGTCCTGCGCGCGCGTGCCGCTGAACTGCCGGGCGTCGACATGGCGCTTGGCTGGACCGCCCGGGATGTCGCGCAGACCGCCGAGAGTGCGACGATCACGCTCGCCGATGCCCAAGGCAACCCCGCCACAGTGACAGGCCGCTACGTCGTCGGGTGCGACGGCGCACGCTCAGCGATCCGCGAGGCCGTCGGCATCGTGCAAACCAGCTCGGAACATGACAAGCTGATGGTCCTGCTGGTGTTCAAATCGACCGATCTGCATGATCACCTCAAACGCTATCCCGGCAAGCAGTTCTATTGCGTGCTGGACCGCGCGCTTGAAGGCTATTGGCTGTTCTTTGGCCGGGTCGATCTGGGCACGACGTGGTTTTTCCACGCGCCGGTCCCGGTCGGCACGACGCGAGAGAACTTCGACTTCAAGGCCTATCTGGAACAGGCGGTCGGCGCGCCGATTGGTGTCGAGTTCGAACATATCGGCTTTTGGGATCTGCGCATCGCGCTGGCAGACACCTACCGCGCAGGGCGCGTTTTCATCGCGGGCGACGCCTGCCATTCGCACCCGCCTTATGGCGGCTACGGGGTCAATACCGGGCTGGAAGACGCGCGCAACCTGGGCTGGAAACTGGCCGCCGCGCTTGAAGGCTGGGCCGGGGACGCCTTGCTCGACAGCTACAGCGCGGAACGCCAGCCGGTTTTCAAGGGCACAGCCGAGCATTTCATCGAGCGTTTCATCCGCGAAGACCGCGATTTCCTCAACGCCCACAGCCCCGAAGAGCAGGGCGAGGCGGCCTTCCGCAAGGCGTGGGACAGCCGGAACGAGGGATCGAGCGAAGTGATGTCTTTCGCGCCCAATTATCAGGGCTCGCCCCTCGTGACCGGCGCGCCGGGACACCCGGACGCGCGCGGGACGCATCAGTTTGCCACCCGGGGCGGGCATCACCTTGCACCGGCAACGCTGGACGATGGGCGCGCGGTTTTCGACACATTGGGCCGCGGGTTCACCCTGTTGGCCTTCGGTGCCCCACCCGAGGCGACGCAGGCCTTTCGCCGTGCCGCCGACGCGGCAGGCATCCCGCTGACCCTTGTCCAACAGCCGCACGGCGGCGCGGCTGGCGCGCGCTATGAAGCGCCGCTGGTGCTCGTGCGCCCGGATCACTATGTGGCCTGGTCGGGCAGCGATGCCACGGATGCCACCCGGATTCTCACCCGTGCCGCAGGGCATAGCAGCGAGCCTTCATGA
- a CDS encoding amidohydrolase family protein: MKKIDVFNHIWPTPFYEALIDHIGTMSDITNRSGQVPMMTNLDRRFAVMDLFGPEYVQILSLASPPLELLAGPQKALELSRIGSDAMAELCQKYPDRFPGFIGTAPMNNMDACIDECRRAIEDLGAVGMQIFTNIAGDPVDLAQYAPFFDYMAKAGKPVWLHPARGMGFSDYKNETRSEYEIWWTFGWPYETSAAMARMVFSGFFDRFPGLKVITHHAGGMVPYFEGRVGPGWDQMGARTTDRDLKPVLTSLKRPHLDYFKEFHADTATFGSRQAIEHAISFFGEDRVLFASDAPFDPEGGPMYIRETIRIIEDMEISDALRRKLFQDNAVALLGLKL, encoded by the coding sequence ATGAAAAAGATCGATGTCTTCAACCATATCTGGCCCACGCCCTTCTACGAGGCGCTGATCGATCACATCGGCACGATGAGCGATATCACCAACCGTTCGGGTCAGGTTCCGATGATGACCAATCTCGACCGCCGCTTCGCGGTGATGGATCTGTTCGGGCCTGAGTACGTGCAGATCCTGTCGCTGGCGTCGCCGCCGCTGGAACTGCTGGCGGGTCCGCAAAAGGCGCTCGAACTGAGCCGGATCGGTTCGGATGCGATGGCCGAGCTGTGCCAGAAATACCCCGACCGCTTTCCCGGCTTTATCGGCACCGCACCGATGAACAACATGGACGCCTGCATCGACGAATGCCGCCGCGCCATCGAAGATCTGGGCGCTGTCGGCATGCAGATCTTTACCAACATCGCCGGTGACCCGGTGGATCTGGCGCAATACGCCCCGTTCTTTGACTACATGGCCAAGGCAGGCAAGCCGGTCTGGCTGCATCCCGCGCGCGGGATGGGGTTTTCGGATTACAAGAACGAGACCCGCTCGGAATACGAGATCTGGTGGACCTTTGGCTGGCCCTATGAAACCTCGGCCGCGATGGCGCGCATGGTGTTTTCGGGGTTCTTCGACCGCTTTCCCGGCCTGAAAGTCATCACCCATCACGCAGGCGGCATGGTGCCCTATTTCGAAGGGCGCGTCGGGCCGGGCTGGGATCAGATGGGCGCACGCACCACGGACCGCGATCTCAAGCCGGTGCTGACATCCCTCAAGCGACCGCATCTGGACTATTTCAAAGAGTTCCACGCCGACACCGCCACCTTTGGCTCCCGTCAGGCGATCGAGCACGCGATTTCCTTCTTTGGCGAGGACCGGGTGCTGTTTGCCTCGGATGCGCCGTTCGATCCCGAAGGCGGGCCAATGTATATCCGCGAGACCATCCGCATCATCGAAGACATGGAGATCAGCGATGCGCTGCGCCGCAAACTGTTTCAGGACAATGCCGTGGCGCTTCTGGGTCTGAAACTCTGA